A single region of the Palaemon carinicauda isolate YSFRI2023 chromosome 17, ASM3689809v2, whole genome shotgun sequence genome encodes:
- the LOC137656614 gene encoding uncharacterized protein, giving the protein MIVDHSTRWLEATPMYEATTHACAKAFLLSWISRFIVPDNITTDRGSAFLSEIWLSLANLMGTTLHSTTANNPAANDMIKIAHRTLKAAQLVRCTDEHWKAQFPWVLVGLRTAPCADGEPSPPEKVYGEGLTVPGEYFPATIDDTKLDHLRDIAWKFIPCLKT; this is encoded by the coding sequence ATGATCGTTGACCACTCtactagatggttagaagcaactccAATGTACGAAGCAACCACCCATGCTTGCGCCAAAGCTTTCCTGTTGAGTTGGATCAGCCGCTTCATTGTCCCCGACAATATCACGACAGACCGTGGCTCCgccttcttgtcagagatctggctctctttggcaaacctgatgggaacgacactccacagcacgaCGGCAAATAACCCTGCAGCAAACGACATGATCAAGATAGCTCATCGCACACTCAAGGCAGCCCAGCTGGTGAGATGTACggacgaacattggaaagcgcaaTTCCCGTGGGTCCTTGTTGGCCTTCGCACCGCTCCCTGCGCAGATGGCGAACCTTCTCCTCCAGAGAAGGTCTACGGCGAGGGACTCACAGTCCCTGGGGAATACTTCCCTGCAACTATTGACGACACCAAGCTGGACCACCTGAGAGATATTGCCTGGAAATTCATACCATGCCTGAAAACATGa